The sequence below is a genomic window from Setaria italica strain Yugu1 chromosome IV, Setaria_italica_v2.0, whole genome shotgun sequence.
gtggagaagttgatctaGTCCTAAACAGGGAGAAGTGCCACTTTATGGTGAAATAAGGAATAGTACTTGGGCATGTCATCTCAGGAAGAGGGATAGAAGTTGATAAAGCAAAAATTGAAACTGTGGAAAAGTTGCCTTCTCTTGCATATATCAAGTCATTAAGAAGTTTTCTCGGACATGCTGGATTTTACAGGAGATTCATTTAGGAGTTTTCGAAGATCACCAAACTATTGACACAGCTCCTGCAAAAAGATGTGAATTTCGAGTTTGATGAAGATTGCTTCCAAGCTTTCAGAACTTTAAAACAATTGTTCATCAGTGTGCCCATCATTCAACCTCCAGATTGGAATCTACCTTTCGAAATAATGTGTGATGCAAGTGATTATGCTGTTGGGGCAGTCGttggacaaagaaaagaagggaaggtacACGCAATTTACTATGCTAGTAAGACATTAAATAAGGCTCAAATAATTTATGCAACTACGGAGAAAGAATTGCTTGCGGTAGTGTTcacttttgaaaaattcaaatctTATATTGTGAACTCTAAGGTGATTGTGTACACTGACCACGTTGCGGTTAAATATCTTTTatccaagaaagatgctaaaccatGTCTGATTTGCTGGATATTGCTGCTGCAAGAATTTGATGTGGAGATTAGAGATAAGAAAGGATCAGAAAATATGGTAGCTGACCATTTGTTGAGAATGTATCAACAAGATGATGGAAAAGAGCCTACTGAAGATCGAATGAGGGATGATCATCTATATAGAATCCTCAACAAGGATACTTGGATGAATGATATTATTAGAGCAATAAAAAGAGCTCCCTTGAAACACTTACACAGGAATCAAAGGAAAAAAGTGGTTGTTGAAAGCAAGAAATACTATTGGTCTGCACCTTACCTATATAGATATGGAGCAGATGGAGTATAAAGAAGATGCATCccaagagaagaaagggaagcagTACTTCAAAAATGCCATTCATTAGAATATGGAGGACATTATCAACATTTCAAAACTCAAGAAAAAGTTTGGGTAAGCAGATTTTATTGGCTAGAGATGCATGAATATGCGAAGAGATTTGTtgctacttgcccagaatgccaAAGAACAGGAAATATTTCAGCTAGAAATTCCATATGCCATTGAACTACAACTTACAGGCGGATTTATTTGACATTTGGGTTATAGATTTCAAGGGACCATTCTTAAACTCACATGGACTTGACCATATCTTGGTCATGGTTGATTACATGTCTAAGTGTGTAGAAGCTATTCCATGTCGGAAGGCATCAACAAAAGAATCAATTCACATGATCAAGACTATAATATTTCCCAAATATGAAGTGCCAAGAATCTTGACCAGCGATGGAGGATCACATTACATGGGAAAAGATTTTGGCAAATGTCTATCAAAATTGAGGATTGAACATAGAGTATCTAcagcctatcatcctcaaacaaatgGACAAGCGAAAACTTCTAATAAACAGCTGAAGGATATCCTGAAGAAGATGGTGATCAAAGGAGGGAAAGATTGGTCAAAGAAGCTAGATGGAGCATTATGGGCATACAGAACGGCTCATAAAACACCTATACGTATGACCTTGTATCAATTCATCTATGGAAAAACATGCAACCTTCCCATTGAACTCAAACATAAAGCTTATTGGGCCATAAAGGAAATGAATCTTGATGTTGGTACTGCAAGAGTAAAAAGAAGAATTCAGATCAGTGAATTAGAAGAGATGAGGCTTAAAGCTTACCATAGTGCAAGCATTTATAAGGAAAGAATAAAGAGATGGTTCGATAAAAGGCTTCACAAGAAAGAATTTAAAGAAGGAAACAAAGTGCTACTGTTCAACTCTAGGTTCAAACTCTTTGATAAAGGAAAATTGATGAGCAAGTGGGACGGACCATACGTGGTTCATTTTATATCACCTACCGAAGCAGTAATGATTATGGATGTCAAAGGAGATTAATATATTGTGAATGGACAGTGACTAAAGGTATTCTTGGAACCTGACGTCATGCCTATCAATTATATTGACATTTACACCATAGAGGAAGAACGGACACGTCAAGCCTAATGACACTAAAATACGTACCTTGTACATACTCTATCTTACATTATGTTATTTTCTTTCAAATTTTTGTGTAGGACTCGAAATATTAGATATATTTTTAGACGTACGTGCTGCCACAAAAAAGTGGAGGGCAGAGGGGCCAAAAACTCCCTAGGCAGATCGGCCCAAAgacccccaggccgatcggcctgagagGTTTTCGCCTCCAAATCGGTTCCCCCTTTCCCATCTTTGGTAATGACAGAATATGGAAGTGAATTTTTGCAGAAAGGGGCGAGGAAATTTTTGGAAATGTGCGGATCCTTGGCCAAGACTTCAAGAGTATATAATCAGTCCAATTGGAGCTCGAGTTTTGCATCTATACAAGCAATTCAGATCCACCCAAACTAGAAAAAAGTTCAATGGCGACGTCCAGGAGCTCGGGAGATGAGAGGGGGTAGCAACCAGCGAAGGAGGAGGCCAGGTTGATCGGCCTGACcttcccaggccgatcggcacCACTccctattgggatacgaggtagactacgctagcgcaaaacaaaatttttctaccgcgtaaaccaggaaaactgtcgtatatggatcacgggattaccactcgaggcactggtgcggaagatgtagaatcgcgtcggggcaacgaagtcgatcaacatagtcgaaCATGTAGtagatcacgtcgacgtcgagcagctcctcagcagctcattcACGTACAGCGACATCCttctcgtgccgcggctcgccgtcagctcgtcatggctcgtcgacggctcgtccaagtgctgcaggtgcaacacctccaaggtatccacacgtgcagggaggaagcgtcgcaagccggactgctaggtccgcgagttgcaacagggcaagAGCGTGGGAGGcacagcagatgtgtttcggcaaaagggatgaaaccctatgGCGCCCcatccctctatttatagaggctcctaacgggcctctaggtctgaggcccattagtacttctaaacctgatccaactcggatcatatccgaattgggcttccaactccttaagtgtgtgaccctatgggtttggatacatatagacatggcccgagtactcctactcggcccaatagtgggtagcggcctctagcaagaagtgccaactcctatacgcacacgaagatcatatcagacgaaccgtcacaacatcatgtacatgctattccctttgcctcatgatatttggtctagcttcaagccgaccactctttctcgatcatgtgattcggaacccctttgtaggttaactcttaaccgtacgtagcatggccatgcatttttggatccgatcgctcgaggggcccagagatatcactctcaatcaaagaggggcaaatctcatcttgattgaccatgcctcacagcatgctttctgacaaatccgaaagctacctttttaactaccctgttacggtgtagcgtttgatagcccctaagtaagtcgatccacatcttgagtccTAGCACATGTTCAGCGTTGGAGGCAAGGTGCCAATTGGAAAGCTCACAAATCGCAAGTTCATCATCCTCTCAAGTGATGATGAAGCACCGACAAAGAAGAAGGAGGCCGTCGTTGCTCCCACAAGGTGTTCAGCAAGGCTCCTTGAGATCAAGTGCAAGAGCTATGCGGAGAAGATGCTCGAGTACTTGCCAGCTGAATATGGAAGTGATAGCGACTGGGAGGACAATAGGAGCCCTGGATTGTGGGGTGCTGCAGGTCGTGATGACGATAAAGATGCCAACACGTATTGGGATTGAGCTGATGAGATGAAGaaaagcaaggaggaagaggaacgtCGTCAAGATAAGGGCAAATAGAAGGATCTAGAAGACAACGGGCAAGAACCTGAGGAGCATGATCGTACATGTTGTACCGCTTGCAGGAagaacatccactacctcttcgATGCCATTGACGACATCATGGAGGCCTTCCAAGCTCTGGATCGGAAGGTTGAAGACAGTGATCACTGTTAGGAGgatgacttcaagttcttgcagAGGAACATGAGGAAGCTCTTCGGGATGTGCGGAAATATGAGGAAGAATAGAGCTAATGGCgaaggaagcagcaaccatCCCGTGTGCAAGCAGTGCGCGCAGCGTCACTAGTGCATTTACGAGCGTCTCTCCCTTTGTACTTCATTCGGCTACGACGAGGACGTCGTAGATTTTaagtgtgggggggggggagatcGCCGCTCGTAAGgagtttttggatctagtttggTCAAATCGATTTGTGTGAGAGTCTAAATTAGtgttttttatttcaatcaaaagtAGATAATAGTAGTCTTCTTAAGCTTCTGGGAAGACTTAAGCCTAGATCGCTACTTTAGCATCTTTGTGAGAAGAAACATGAATAAAATTGAGGATCGTGCGAGTgtttttagtgtctaccttTGGTTGCTTGTCTTTTATTTTATCTTAAAAAATTTGGATCATGAGCACTATCTTGAATTCCAAATCTTAGTTGTGGAGTTTAGTAATTGATTTATTTATACAATACCCATGCTTTATGATGATCAAGTGCTTCAGTTTTGATTATGCTTTATGAGTAAGGCTTGAATTGGAGGTGATCTAAAATTTTATTGCTTATCTAAAACCTCTGCAAAAACAAGATTaatcaagttctttaaccaggTTGAGAGTTATTATTTATCCTGGACAATGCCCAAAAAGATTTATTCGTACCACCATAAGCAGATTTGATGCTTTGAATTGAGTTAGGATCGCTCTCTCTTGGTTTGCTTTAATTTAAGCATTGATCATATCTTTTTACCATCTCTGATTTCTAGCCTCATCAATATTTAGTAATAAGAGTTCTTCAATAGAACAATCATATTTTCTACTAAATTCCTAAACCCGAACCAAATATTTCTCAATTTTATTAcctattccttgaacacaacccaaTATTCGAAGATATGTTCTGTTTCTAGTCGAGCTTTATGAAAAATAAGGAAAGATACAAGAAAAGGAAGTTTCACCAGAAAGTTAAGCTAGAGCGGAGGAAAACagaggccaggccgatcggcatggGGTCACTTTGCCTCGGTTTTTACGCAGCAAATTCCTGGAAGGCCTCTGGAAGGATCTAAAACTAATTTTTATGGTGTGGTGTTCAGAGGAGGGTTGGAGAAAAGATTAAGaataaagaaagaaggaaggaaggaaggaaagaaagaaaagtattgagaaagagaaaaataaagaatagaagaaaaagaaaaagaaataaaggatTTTTTACTGCATTAAGATCAAGAGAGGTGCAAAGAAAAGATGAACTTATTTACAGGACAgattttcattccaaccatgtgcaatccaacGACGAGGACATCGCTTGTGCCTTGGAGTAACtattttatttgcctttgcacatgtccaccattatatatcttctcatccttaAAAACCTCACATTATGTGAATATTCTTATGATCAATGGCTCAGAAGGTAGGCAACCGCtagagagttttcttaattcGATAATATAAGTGTTGATTCTTGCTAGCCTTACCCAAGCTCCACCATATACTTGAGTGGTTTTTAAGAGATGAGAGCTTGGAAATAAGTAGGATAGCCACCAATCATTTGAGCGACATGTAAGCACCAGGAAAAGAATTATTGTTTCAATTTTGTTGGGAGATTGTTTTATGACGAAAGAAAAACCCTCCGAAGAAAGCCATAAAGTAAGTGTAGTTGACTCTTGAAGTTACTTGGTCTTAATAATAGTTGTGGGGAATCTTTTCttagataaatctttgaacacatactttgattatctttgctactcctctgatcttttgtttgaaggctAGGTACTTGACTCGCTTACTTAGGTTTagttcaagatctttgttcaacccTACTAGAGAAGTTTATAGTCACCTgacttgctcgaggacgagcaagagcTAAGCGTGGTAGGATTGTTggtgctcattattgacacacttttaatgctatttaactagtgttttcatgcttaatcttatactaacccaccacttggcacctaaaataaccccattattgcatatataTTGTATCTtggagtatattgcattatgataggaaatacgacataatcaagaGGGTTTGCATAAAGatcttaatggatatttggtcATAGGTCGTCGAGGAAAGCCAgcaagaggaaggagaggaccagaagggccaggaagggcctaggccaatcggcctaggacCCTCtgggccgattggcctggcccATTCCAGGGCTTAGTCGACCTCCCATTTCTTTAGCATGAAGTCTATGATGATGTCTAGAGTTTTTTCACCGGCATTGACCCAGAGCCACTGCCtatgggagactataaatacctcctCATGATCTACGAGAAGCCACGCAACGCGGAGCAtcagaggaggaaggaacctcccaagccgatcggcttggaggtgcccaaGCCGATCGACTTGGGGCTTTTCTGCCCCCGTTCGTTGTCGTcttcggtccagttgatctatAGAGCGATCTTTACCCAGAATtctatcaacatgtgtaagatcatggggtaaagtctctatTTGTCCTCaaggttgtatggagatcttgatttgtaatcgctgaACCTCCTGTTTAAGATCTAATTGTTatttatcatatcttgatgatgctctttcatgtaatggctagCCAGTGCTattttgggttgcttatttgcttacctaggaCGATCATCAAGCCGTGTTCTTATCATTCAATATTTGAGTACCCTCGTGTAGTGACAATgtgcgagagggaaagtgttgggcatggttcacatccactcacaataacacttagatccagttcttcatgcatggtgattacatctacaagtaatcctagatccctaggacaagcgttttatctatcttgtttacattcATACTGTCTATCTGCTTTAATCTAAGTCACTAGTTCTTCTGTTAGATCAAActtatcatatacaaagaaccttcggtAACATAGATTAGTACTTAGTTGGGCatgcaaatccacttgttccacggattgataaaccttgggggattactctaagggaagagctacaacagatctgtacgcttgcggttcataaattgacGTGCTAACTGCTGTCAACATGGCTGTGGTTCAGTGGCAAAATTGTGTTGTTGTACTTTGTGATTGTTGTGCTAGTTTTGCTGCATTGGTTCTTCAAAATCATAAATGTTCCATGGGTGTTGTTTCCAATCTTTTTCAAAATCATAACCTTCTTCATGATAATACTCCTCCATTCCCTCAATTTGGCCTTCATTGGATCACTGCTGATGGTACTGTGTTCCAAGTGGATTAACAATGTACTGATCATTTCTCTGAGCTATCACACTAGGTGAAGGTGCCATTGGATTCTTTTTATAGTTTTCATGATCCATTTGGAAAAAATCTGATCTTCGGTGCTGAGGAATTTGGTAGTGCATAAATTTTGGGGTTTTAGAGATAGCTTTACCCTTAAAATTGGATCCTTTGTCTTCCACTCGAGGAGTTGGCTATTTTGCACTAGCATCATCAATAAACTTCAAAATTTTGTCCAAACTTCCTTGAATTGACTTGTTTTGAGCATCTTGGTCCTTCATGAACTTGTCCAATGTGCGACGAAGTCCATCAACTTCCACTGTAGTGGCATACAGACCCTTCTCACCAGCTTCCCCTGTAGCCACCATCCCCTTCCTGTGGAATCGGTTTGATTACCCTCCCCAATATGTTCCACAGAAGAATCTACCACCTCTTGAGACACGGATTTGGTTGAGGAATTTCACACAAGAACAAGTCTTGCAACCCTGACCAAAGAGTGTCTCCCGCCATCGCCTCCGCATTGAGAAATCAACACACAGCTCACGGAATTTTACACAAGAATAAAGCCTTGGAACCCTTGCTGGTGTGAAATCAACTGCTAGTGATGGGGAAAATTGGGGTTTTCTCCACAGAACCAGGTGGAAGGGTGGGATTTTAATCGAGTGAGTCAAAACCACCTTCACACATGCCAATCGAACTGGACCTAGAAGATGTGGCTCTGAAAGTAGACAAATCCACCCGAGGATGGATGGCTCCGGATACCTTTGTCAGGAGTTGACAAACGCCGAGAGGAAAAGAAGATGAATTCGTAAGATTTAGAACAAGAGGAGAAGAATAAGAACCAAATTGAAGGAGCAGTAGCTGCAGTCTTCAATGATGAAGATCCAGATACACAATAATTGCTAGGGAGACGATGATAAGCTAGCTACTACTACTCTACCAGCTACTAGGGTTCTGATAATGTTCTTCGATGCCTATTACAGCAGAGGGCCAAGTCCTAAATAGTATGGACTGGTCAATTAAGTAAGCATAATGTTTAATTAACTAAAGCACTGTTTATGGTCCGAAAATAGAGATCAGCAACGCATTAGGCGCAATGAAGTGTTGTGTTTGATGACAGCCCTCCAATCCACGATGCACGGTCCTCACGTAGTCTCTGAAGCGTTACGATGATTGCCGACTTGTTCATGCGAAGCTTAACTAATGACCACTCCGAATGGCGATGGTTTGCTGCTCCTGACAGCCGGTGGCGTCGTGTGCCTGGTGGGCCTTCTGCGATGCGCTGTGCGACTGGTTGGTAGACAGCCCAGTCGTACCTAGCCGACCTGTCTCCACCTTATCGAAAGAGTCGGGCCAATGCTCAAGTGAATATAGCATTAGGCTCCTGCGCTTTTCTTCTCCGTCATTTGTACAAACGCTGGctcccctcaaaaaaaaatgtacaaaCGCTGGCTTTGTTGGCAATGCTCAAGTGAATATAGCATTTGAATTCAGGTATCTGAGCCACTGAAAAGGGCAAAATAAGTAGGCCATATCGAAGGCAAAGCCACAGACAACATGCTTTCTTCTGACCTTAAAATACTTGAAAGCACAGAAAGTTGTAGGACATCAAAGATTGACCCATTGAGAAGTTGAGTCGTATGCAGTGGCAGGCATTGAGCAAAATACTGAATTCTTACAGTGTTCACTTTTCTTCTGTCTACTACAAACAAAAATGACTTCAAACTAGATCTGACGAGACCATCATAGTATGCTGACACTACTCAGGTGAAATACAGGATAAATGTAACACAAATATATTTAGGTCATCCGTTGCGCAGCCTCCTTTGCAAGCAGCTTTTCCCTGGCCTTGGTTTTCGCCTGTGATTTGGAGCCCATTACACCACCGCCCCACTTCTTCCTGACCTCATCAAACTTGTCGTTAAAGTTCGCCTGGTTAAAGAACATTTTCCAGTCAGTCGACAAATCAATAGAACTTGGTTGGAATACAAAGAAATAAAGTCATGACTCTGTACCTTAATAGCCTCAAGGACCTTGCTGAACTCAAGTTTGTCCTCGTTCTTGACAGTGGTTAGGCATAGAACCGATGCGGTCTTCTTGTGAACAATCTACAGTCAATTGTTTGTTAGCTTGTAGCCTGTTTTTAGCAGCCTTTTAAcatgtaaaaaagaaaataggagCTGTACGCCGAAATAATACCGATCCAAGGCGTGCTTTTCCCTTGACAATGCAGTATGGaacctccattttcctgcaaagGGCTGGAAGCCACACAACTAGCTCAATAGGATCAACATCATGAGCAATGACAACAAGCTGGGCCTTGTTCTGCAAGAAAAAATGAACATCAATTTTATCTGCCCAAAGTCAACCGTCCATAAGAGAAGTAAAATACAAACATAAAAGATGTGGACGCACATACCTGCTCAATGAGGTAAGTCACATGGTTAAGGCCATACTTCACAACTATTGGTTTCTTTGCCTCAACAGTTTTCCCTTCAGCTTCAGCCTGGGCCCTCTTCAAAAGTCTCTCCTTCTTGGCAGCTTTGTCTTCAGGGCGGTACTTAAGAAGCATCTTGAACAAGTTGGTTGCTGAAATAAAAACAGATCAAATATATGCATGTTTAACTAAAGAAAAGGATTATTGACAAGTTTACAACTTCAAACATACAAGCACCAGTATATATGGCCCAACCCATAGCCTCCCTTACACCACTTCCTCCAAAGCATCTGGTAAAAACAAATGAGCagacaagcaaccaaacacattgCCTACCCAGCTACATGATCGTGCCAGTGCTACTCCATAACTGATACAATCCGCATTTCACCAGGTCCATCATTCTCAAGCATAAATGACCCAAACTCTACTACTGTCATTCTCAAGTATTAGACTTATTAGGTGTATGATACCTAGTAACCAGGAAAGCATAACGTGGAGCTTGTTGTGTACAACAAAAGGAAACTATTTTACTACAAGAACAAGAACCATACAATTCACATTTGTTTGTCCAGATGGTCCAGTTGGGTCTGCAAATGACAATTACACACTACTGCCAGTTCTCTTGCCCAAAACTGCTCCCCCACACCATTGATAGAACTTAGCAACTCAAACAATTGAACTTCTCAAATACACCAACCAGTCCCCAACAGTCAATTAATCACTAAAAATCAAATACTGCTTGTAATATGGCATCAAAAAACATTATAGCTTTACTAACAACCATCACAAATTCTAGCTATAAGCCTATAACATCATGATTGAGAGGCTGTGTATGGATGAGAGGTATACCAAGGTTCTTGTCGAGGGTACGGGTGAACTGGTTGAGTGCCGGGGGCACCTTAAGCCGCTGCTTGAGGAtgcggcgctggcgctggaTGCGCACGACCTTGGGCCACTTCACGAAGCGGTGGAGATCCTTCTTCGGCGGCAGTGCGCCCCCGATTCCAAACTGCTTCGGCCTCTTCTCGAACAGCGGGTTCGTCACCTTCTCCtgcacccaccaaccaaaagcACCATGAACCAGATGAAACAAAACAAGAAAGGCATAGGCGGCATGCGCTCGGTAAAGATTGTAAGAATCCGTGGCGTACCGGCTTCTTCTTCGCCGGAACCGGCGCCTTGCCGCCTCGCTTCGGGGCCTGCAAAGATTTGCCGATTCACACATCATAATTAGGATCACTATATCAAACTGCAGCGAAACCTAACATAGCTCGCAAAAAGATCCATGTCAACTAGTTCAAAATTTCACAAAGAAATAGATCAGGAAACACTTAAGGGGTCGCAACCAGCGAATTAGATAGGTAAAGCGAGAAGAGTCGCGTACCATTTTGCCGGCGGCTGCTTGGATCGAGCGAAGAGACGGCCGGCGAggacggagggagggagaggggggcgGCGGTGACCTGTGTGTTTAGAAGCCGCGCAGCAGATTTCGGATGTGGGCACTAGGGTTTTGGAGGTGGCATTCGGGCCAGGCCAACCGGCCCAGTATCATTTTAGATCCAAACGATCCAGTTGGCAAGAAGATGGTTATTGAAGGATTGGGCTCTATTGAGCTGGGCTGCAGTGGGTTGTATAAAATATAGTGCAGAAATTTATCTAAATATATCATTCAGTAAAAAATATAGCAACGGTCCTTAAAATACTATATTTTCAGTAATTAGTATTAAAAATAGTGGTAATTAAAAATACATAAGAATAGGACCCTTCACCCTCCCTACATTGGATGACT
It includes:
- the LOC101784578 gene encoding 60S ribosomal protein L7a-1 yields the protein MAPKRGGKAPVPAKKKPEKVTNPLFEKRPKQFGIGGALPPKKDLHRFVKWPKVVRIQRQRRILKQRLKVPPALNQFTRTLDKNLATNLFKMLLKYRPEDKAAKKERLLKRAQAEAEGKTVEAKKPIVVKYGLNHVTYLIEQNKAQLVVIAHDVDPIELVVWLPALCRKMEVPYCIVKGKARLGSIVHKKTASVLCLTTVKNEDKLEFSKVLEAIKANFNDKFDEVRKKWGGGVMGSKSQAKTKAREKLLAKEAAQRMT